From a single Loigolactobacillus coryniformis subsp. coryniformis KCTC 3167 = DSM 20001 genomic region:
- a CDS encoding alcohol dehydrogenase catalytic domain-containing protein: MQSFGFNHFGDATVFETIEQPTPTLSPIRVLLDVAGFALNPYDAALRRGEHAVDRPLAFPIVPGTDVIGTIRAVGEQVTDYEVGDLVVGHSNLGAYAEQVALSHNKIAKVPKCQLTHR; encoded by the coding sequence ATGCAAAGTTTTGGTTTTAATCATTTTGGCGATGCCACTGTTTTCGAAACGATCGAACAGCCTACACCGACATTGTCGCCGATTCGAGTTTTGCTCGATGTGGCCGGATTTGCCCTGAATCCTTATGATGCTGCACTACGTCGCGGCGAACATGCTGTAGATCGACCATTGGCCTTTCCAATCGTTCCCGGCACAGATGTCATTGGCACTATTCGTGCAGTTGGCGAACAAGTCACTGATTACGAAGTGGGTGATCTCGTCGTCGGTCACAGTAACTTAGGCGCTTATGCTGAGCAAGTGGCGCTCTCACATAATAAAATTGCCAAAGTGCCAAAGTGCCAGCTAACACACCGCTAA
- a CDS encoding zinc-binding dehydrogenase: protein MPANTPLSALVGLPSVGITAYNLLLVKLQLQTGQSLLVEGAAGGVGSMLVQIAKAQGAYVTGVASATNAEYVQQLGVDQFISTTDLAASNVHADIVINAVSGGRDQAQGLAHVAENGRYVSLNAVPPTSDNIEALAFQPEKGFRDRPALTYLLELYTHQQLQLPVAAKFTFDVAGVRAAHQLLEQHHQPGKIIVMK from the coding sequence GTGCCAGCTAACACACCGCTAAGTGCGCTCGTTGGTTTACCTTCAGTCGGTATTACGGCTTATAATTTATTACTGGTGAAATTGCAATTACAGACCGGCCAAAGTCTGCTAGTTGAGGGCGCAGCTGGTGGTGTTGGCAGTATGCTGGTACAAATTGCTAAAGCACAAGGCGCCTACGTTACCGGCGTTGCCAGTGCAACAAATGCTGAGTACGTACAACAATTAGGCGTTGATCAATTCATCAGTACGACCGATCTCGCTGCTAGTAACGTTCATGCTGATATCGTGATCAACGCCGTTAGTGGTGGTCGTGATCAGGCTCAGGGGCTAGCCCATGTTGCCGAAAATGGCCGTTACGTCAGTTTAAACGCGGTACCACCAACTAGCGACAACATCGAAGCCCTGGCTTTCCAACCAGAAAAAGGCTTCCGTGATCGCCCAGCACTAACCTATCTACTAGAACTTTATACCCACCAACAATTGCAGCTGCCAGTGGCAGCAAAATTTACCTTTGATGTGGCGGGCGTACGAGCCGCACATCAATTACTTGAACAACATCATCAACCTGGCAAAATTATCGTAATGAAATAA
- the rplT gene encoding 50S ribosomal protein L20: protein MPRVKGGTVTRKRRKKVLKLAKGYRGSKHRLFKTANTQVMVSYRYAFRDRRQVKRDFRKLWIARINAAARLNDISYSKLMHGLKVAGIDINRKMLAELAVSDAKAFSDLAEQAKSAIAK from the coding sequence ATGCCACGTGTTAAAGGTGGAACAGTGACGCGCAAACGTCGTAAAAAGGTTTTAAAATTAGCTAAAGGTTATCGCGGTTCAAAACATCGTTTGTTCAAAACAGCAAACACTCAAGTAATGGTTTCATACCGTTATGCTTTCCGTGATCGTCGTCAGGTTAAACGTGATTTCCGTAAATTATGGATCGCTCGTATTAACGCAGCAGCACGTTTGAATGACATTAGCTACAGCAAATTGATGCACGGTTTGAAAGTTGCTGGCATCGACATTAACCGCAAGATGTTAGCAGAACTTGCCGTTAGTGACGCTAAAGCATTTTCTGACTTAGCAGAACAAGCAAAATCAGCTATTGCCAAATAA
- the rpmI gene encoding 50S ribosomal protein L35: MPKQKTHRASAKRFKKTGNGGLLRHHAYTSHRFHGKTKKQRRFLAKPGMVSASDMKRIKQMLSQMK, translated from the coding sequence ATGCCAAAGCAAAAAACACATCGTGCATCAGCAAAACGTTTCAAGAAAACCGGTAACGGCGGATTGTTACGTCATCACGCTTACACGAGCCACCGTTTCCATGGTAAAACTAAGAAACAACGTCGTTTCTTGGCTAAGCCAGGCATGGTTTCCGCTAGCGATATGAAGCGGATCAAACAAATGCTATCCCAAATGAAGTAA
- the infC gene encoding translation initiation factor IF-3, translating to MVNDGIRAREVRLIAENGDQLGVQSKTEALRIADQANLDVVLVAPNAKPPVARIMDYGKYRFELQKKQRDARKKQKIVSIKEVRLSPTIDENDFNTKLKNARKFLAKGDKVKASIRFRGRAITHKEIGREVLKHLADETKDIATVIAQPKMDGRSMSMMLQPIAEKQ from the coding sequence ATGGTCAATGATGGGATTCGCGCACGTGAGGTTCGCTTGATCGCTGAAAATGGTGACCAATTAGGCGTTCAGAGTAAAACTGAAGCATTGCGGATTGCTGACCAAGCTAATTTGGATGTTGTTCTCGTTGCCCCAAACGCTAAGCCACCGGTAGCGCGGATCATGGATTACGGTAAGTATCGCTTTGAATTGCAAAAGAAACAACGTGATGCCCGTAAGAAACAAAAAATCGTTAGCATCAAAGAAGTCCGTTTGAGTCCTACGATCGACGAAAATGACTTTAATACCAAGCTTAAGAATGCACGTAAGTTTTTAGCTAAGGGTGACAAAGTTAAAGCATCAATTCGTTTCCGTGGCCGGGCAATTACCCATAAGGAAATTGGCCGTGAAGTACTCAAGCACTTGGCCGATGAGACTAAGGACATTGCAACGGTTATCGCGCAACCCAAGATGGACGGGCGTAGCATGTCGATGATGTTACAACCAATCGCCGAGAAGCAGTAG
- the thrS gene encoding threonine--tRNA ligase codes for MAELKLTFPDGAVKDFAAGTTVADVAKSISTSLGKKAIAGKLDGQLVDLTAPLTKDGKIEIVTAKDEAGLQVLWNTASLALGAALHDLFPAMTFGEHALTEHGFYYDTDNDAKPVSVDDLVAINDHMAKIVADGDVIEREVVSKADALAKFAADPYKTSLLNDLDADEVVLYHLGDFTDFGEQGVLPNTKLLKVSKLLSVAGAYWQGKSSNKMLQRVYGTAFFSQKEMDADDARRQEAHDRDHRVIGNQLDLFFVDPKVGAGLPYWMPKGATIRRTIERYIIDKEVANGYKHVYTPVLMNLDAYKTSGHWDHYREDMFPPMDMGDGEQLELRPMNCPSHIQIYNHHIRSYRELPLRIAELGMMHRYEKSGALSGLQRVREMTLNDGHTFVTLDQIEDEFKRILKLMIEVYADFDINDYSFRLSYRDPQNTEKYFDDNEMWNRAQTMLKAAMDDMGLDYTEAEGEAAFYGPKLDVQTKTALGNEETLSTIQLDFMLPERFDLKYVGSDGEEHRPVMIHRGLVSTMERFTAYLTEIYKGAFPTWLAPVQAVIIPVKNELHLDYAEQIKSRMAARGLRVEIDDRNEKMGYKIREAQTQKIPYTLVIGDEEKSHASISVRHYGEDKGIAQDANIYIDAMVAEVGNYSRTGKLKGTEANVAQKLDKNQK; via the coding sequence ATGGCAGAACTCAAGTTAACGTTCCCCGATGGCGCAGTCAAAGACTTCGCTGCAGGAACAACCGTTGCTGATGTGGCAAAATCAATCAGCACGAGTTTAGGTAAGAAGGCAATTGCAGGTAAGTTAGATGGGCAATTAGTTGATTTAACTGCACCATTGACTAAAGACGGTAAAATCGAAATCGTGACTGCTAAAGATGAAGCTGGATTACAAGTTTTGTGGAACACCGCAAGCTTGGCTTTAGGTGCCGCATTGCACGATTTATTCCCAGCAATGACTTTTGGCGAACATGCTTTGACGGAACACGGTTTCTATTACGACACTGATAACGATGCTAAGCCAGTTTCAGTTGATGACTTAGTTGCGATCAATGATCATATGGCTAAAATCGTCGCTGACGGTGATGTGATCGAACGCGAAGTTGTTTCTAAAGCGGATGCTTTGGCTAAATTTGCTGCTGATCCTTACAAGACTAGCTTGTTAAATGACTTAGATGCTGATGAAGTCGTGCTTTATCATTTAGGCGACTTCACTGATTTTGGTGAACAAGGCGTGTTGCCAAATACGAAATTATTGAAAGTTTCCAAGTTATTGTCCGTTGCCGGCGCATACTGGCAAGGTAAATCCAGTAACAAGATGTTGCAACGGGTTTACGGGACAGCTTTCTTCAGTCAAAAGGAAATGGATGCTGACGATGCACGGCGGCAAGAAGCCCATGATCGTGATCATCGGGTGATCGGTAACCAGTTGGATCTATTCTTCGTTGATCCTAAAGTTGGCGCTGGCTTACCTTACTGGATGCCAAAAGGGGCAACGATTCGGCGGACGATCGAACGTTATATTATCGATAAAGAAGTAGCAAATGGTTACAAACACGTTTATACACCAGTTCTGATGAACTTAGATGCTTATAAGACATCTGGTCATTGGGATCATTATCGTGAAGACATGTTCCCACCAATGGACATGGGTGATGGCGAACAATTGGAATTACGGCCAATGAATTGCCCAAGCCATATTCAGATTTACAATCATCATATCCGCAGCTACCGTGAATTACCATTGCGGATCGCTGAATTAGGGATGATGCATCGTTATGAAAAATCTGGTGCACTTTCTGGGTTACAACGTGTTCGGGAAATGACTTTAAACGATGGTCATACCTTTGTTACGTTAGACCAAATTGAAGATGAATTTAAACGCATCTTGAAGTTGATGATCGAAGTTTACGCTGATTTTGACATTAACGACTATTCCTTCCGCTTAAGCTATCGTGATCCACAAAATACTGAAAAGTACTTTGACGATAACGAAATGTGGAATCGTGCGCAAACGATGTTGAAGGCGGCTATGGATGACATGGGCCTTGACTACACTGAAGCAGAAGGCGAAGCTGCTTTCTATGGTCCTAAGTTGGACGTCCAAACGAAGACTGCTTTAGGTAACGAAGAAACACTATCAACGATTCAATTAGACTTCATGTTACCAGAACGCTTTGACTTGAAGTACGTTGGTAGCGACGGTGAAGAACATCGGCCAGTTATGATCCATCGTGGTTTGGTTTCAACAATGGAACGCTTCACTGCTTACTTGACTGAAATTTACAAAGGTGCTTTCCCAACTTGGTTAGCCCCAGTCCAAGCAGTGATCATTCCAGTTAAGAACGAATTGCATTTGGACTATGCTGAACAGATCAAGTCACGGATGGCTGCTCGTGGTTTGCGGGTTGAGATCGATGATCGTAACGAAAAGATGGGCTACAAGATCCGTGAAGCCCAAACGCAAAAAATTCCGTACACCTTGGTAATTGGTGATGAAGAAAAGAGTCACGCCAGCATTTCTGTCCGCCATTACGGTGAGGACAAAGGAATCGCCCAAGATGCCAATATTTATATTGACGCCATGGTTGCCGAAGTTGGTAACTACAGTCGCACCGGTAAATTAAAGGGTACCGAAGCAAATGTAGCCCAAAAGCTTGACAAGAATCAGAAATAA
- the dnaI gene encoding primosomal protein DnaI, protein MEDMGKNLRILMDKRNLNQHYDELMAKVMRDPAVQQFIAANRAAIDQPMLDRSAAKLYEFVTENHKFQAKQTSLAPGYQPRLILNHHFIDVTYEPTAELVAAEEAKALQSRVRSINMPKNIREARLGQFYQDDDRFAALDAVTLFLDDYTKAPKKFHQGLYLYGNFGVGKTYLLGALAHELAVRGFQTTLVHFPTFAVEMKNAIGQNDLTPKLEAIKRSRILMIDDIGADSMSSWIRDDVLGVILQYRMQEELATFFSSNFSMQQLEREHLSVTQRGEQEPLKAKRIMERVRFLSREVELLGKNRRRQP, encoded by the coding sequence ATGGAAGATATGGGTAAAAACCTGCGGATCCTGATGGATAAACGCAACTTAAATCAACACTACGATGAACTAATGGCCAAAGTCATGCGCGATCCAGCGGTTCAACAGTTTATTGCCGCCAATCGTGCGGCCATTGACCAACCGATGCTGGATCGTAGTGCCGCTAAACTATACGAGTTTGTGACCGAAAATCATAAATTTCAGGCCAAACAAACTTCATTGGCACCGGGTTACCAACCACGGCTGATCCTGAATCATCATTTTATTGATGTGACCTACGAACCGACTGCTGAATTAGTTGCGGCAGAAGAAGCGAAGGCATTACAATCACGGGTGCGTTCGATCAATATGCCGAAAAATATTCGCGAGGCGCGTTTGGGTCAATTTTATCAAGATGATGATCGTTTCGCTGCGTTAGATGCGGTGACCCTTTTTCTGGATGATTACACTAAAGCACCAAAAAAATTCCATCAAGGGTTATATCTGTATGGTAATTTTGGTGTCGGCAAGACTTATTTGTTAGGTGCATTGGCGCATGAATTAGCGGTGCGCGGTTTTCAAACCACGTTAGTGCATTTTCCAACTTTTGCCGTGGAAATGAAAAATGCCATCGGCCAAAATGATTTGACGCCGAAATTGGAGGCCATTAAGCGCTCACGAATTCTAATGATCGATGATATTGGCGCTGATTCAATGTCTAGTTGGATCCGGGATGACGTTTTAGGCGTGATCTTGCAATACCGGATGCAGGAAGAATTAGCGACGTTCTTCTCGTCGAATTTTTCTATGCAGCAACTGGAGCGAGAGCATTTAAGCGTGACCCAACGTGGCGAGCAGGAACCATTAAAAGCCAAACGAATTATGGAACGTGTGCGTTTTCTCAGTCGTGAAGTCGAATTACTCGGAAAAAATCGGCGGCGACAACCGTAA
- a CDS encoding replication initiation and membrane attachment family protein, protein MQDAFFKLDPRDGFVVTDANYLSDFDRQVLTYLYQPLMGTGAYSLYLLLWTQQSVAQKAQPHSTLLALLNVDLPTLYESRIRLEALGLIKTYQQVNAAGRTFTYELYAPQAPNAFFNDDLLSLLLYDAVGEDRFTQLKTQFRLHPVHPSADLEEVSLNFLDVFHVNSQLLNHLPATIAEAKSEFKTQPQTTQPQLDQRATADFDWPFFKQQLHASFVSERELDQYHDQLLTLHALYGLNELELAQYVNESINITTNKLDFPALKRLVARQPAKVAPTTASTAVPTPAPPTATKDAALSKNDQQLIAVSKQLAPVTFLTQLKQQQGGYVTDSEQRVLERLMSRHVFADASIINILSHYVISVRKMPTLTQAYVDGVANGWLQHNVTTPEAAMQEVKSFYRQKQTPKRNTRSKQPIRKETLPDWAKDGYKAPKQQVTAEQRAAVQKRLAALQDNKDGE, encoded by the coding sequence ATGCAAGACGCATTTTTTAAATTAGATCCCCGTGATGGGTTTGTGGTCACCGATGCCAATTATCTTTCTGATTTTGATCGGCAAGTGCTAACGTACTTATATCAGCCATTAATGGGGACCGGCGCTTATAGTTTGTATTTGTTACTGTGGACGCAGCAGTCAGTGGCGCAAAAAGCACAGCCGCACAGTACGTTATTAGCGTTATTGAATGTTGATTTGCCGACTTTATATGAAAGTCGAATTCGTTTGGAAGCTTTAGGCCTGATCAAAACTTATCAGCAGGTTAATGCGGCTGGCCGAACTTTTACCTATGAATTATATGCACCGCAGGCACCTAATGCGTTTTTCAATGATGATCTATTAAGTTTATTGTTGTACGATGCGGTGGGTGAGGATCGTTTCACCCAATTAAAAACACAGTTCCGATTGCATCCAGTTCACCCTAGTGCAGATTTAGAAGAGGTCAGCCTGAACTTCCTCGATGTTTTCCATGTGAATTCACAGTTGTTGAATCACTTACCGGCAACGATTGCGGAGGCTAAATCCGAATTTAAAACGCAGCCACAAACAACGCAACCGCAGTTGGATCAACGGGCAACCGCGGATTTCGATTGGCCATTTTTCAAGCAACAACTGCATGCTAGCTTTGTTTCGGAGCGTGAATTGGATCAGTATCATGATCAGTTATTGACGTTACACGCATTATATGGCCTAAATGAGCTGGAACTGGCGCAATACGTGAATGAAAGCATTAATATTACGACGAATAAATTGGATTTTCCGGCGTTGAAACGTTTGGTAGCGCGGCAGCCAGCGAAAGTAGCACCAACAACAGCGTCGACGGCCGTTCCAACGCCAGCACCGCCGACGGCTACTAAAGATGCAGCGCTGTCGAAAAATGATCAGCAGTTGATCGCTGTCAGTAAGCAATTAGCACCGGTGACTTTTTTAACGCAGTTGAAGCAGCAACAAGGTGGCTACGTGACTGATAGCGAACAGCGGGTGCTGGAGCGGCTGATGAGTCGTCATGTTTTCGCTGACGCCAGTATCATCAATATTTTAAGCCACTATGTGATCAGTGTACGCAAAATGCCGACTTTGACCCAAGCGTATGTCGATGGGGTGGCCAATGGTTGGTTGCAGCATAACGTGACGACACCAGAAGCGGCAATGCAGGAAGTTAAGTCATTTTACCGGCAAAAGCAGACGCCTAAGCGCAATACGCGCAGTAAACAGCCAATTCGCAAAGAAACATTGCCAGATTGGGCTAAAGACGGTTATAAAGCGCCGAAACAGCAAGTCACTGCGGAACAACGAGCGGCGGTACAGAAGCGCTTAGCGGCATTGCAGGACAATAAGGATGGTGAGTAA
- the nrdR gene encoding transcriptional regulator NrdR: protein MQCPRCHHNGSRVVDSRPTDEGRVIRRRRECENCNFRFTTFERVEQTPLLVIKKNGTREEFNREKILRGLIRSAEKRPVTMEQMTQIVDEVENKIRALGENEVASQVIGEYVMTLLADVDEITYIRFASVYRQFKDVNVFLKELNDMVDRDKRAGKSDHEQPS, encoded by the coding sequence ATGCAATGTCCGCGTTGCCATCATAATGGTTCCCGCGTCGTCGATTCGCGCCCAACTGATGAGGGTCGCGTTATTCGGCGGCGGCGTGAATGCGAAAATTGTAATTTTCGCTTTACGACCTTTGAACGCGTTGAACAAACACCGCTATTAGTCATTAAGAAAAATGGCACCCGTGAAGAATTTAACCGCGAGAAAATTTTACGTGGTTTGATTCGCTCGGCGGAAAAGCGGCCCGTGACGATGGAGCAAATGACTCAAATCGTTGATGAGGTCGAAAATAAAATTCGGGCATTAGGTGAAAATGAAGTGGCTTCACAGGTCATCGGTGAATACGTCATGACGTTATTAGCGGATGTCGATGAAATCACCTATATTCGTTTTGCCAGTGTTTACCGGCAATTCAAAGACGTCAATGTGTTTTTGAAAGAATTAAATGATATGGTTGACCGGGATAAACGTGCCGGTAAGTCTGATCACGAGCAGCCATCATAG
- the coaE gene encoding dephospho-CoA kinase (Dephospho-CoA kinase (CoaE) performs the final step in coenzyme A biosynthesis.), which yields MSLVLGLTGGIASGKSTVSHWLAEYGYPIVDADVIARQVVAPGTIGLRQLATLFSPAILTADGALDRQKLGRIVFADRRQLAQLTAITGPLIRQEINRQLVALKHAKKELIVLDVPLLFEGHYQQNADLTMVVYVDGSTQLQRLMIRNHLDEVAAKQRIASQWPLIAKRQMADIVIDNNDSLAATKQQVVKFLTQYGLQK from the coding sequence ATGAGTCTAGTTTTAGGTTTAACTGGGGGAATCGCTAGTGGTAAATCGACGGTTAGTCATTGGCTAGCTGAATATGGTTATCCGATCGTTGATGCAGATGTGATCGCCCGGCAAGTCGTTGCCCCAGGGACGATCGGGTTACGCCAATTGGCCACCCTATTTTCACCGGCAATTTTAACGGCTGACGGTGCACTTGATCGGCAAAAGTTAGGTCGAATCGTGTTCGCCGATCGCCGCCAGCTGGCACAATTAACGGCGATCACGGGACCCTTGATCCGCCAAGAGATCAACCGCCAATTAGTGGCGCTGAAGCACGCTAAAAAAGAATTGATCGTTTTAGATGTTCCATTATTATTCGAAGGCCACTATCAGCAAAACGCTGATTTGACTATGGTGGTCTACGTTGATGGTTCCACGCAGTTACAACGTCTGATGATTCGCAATCATTTAGATGAAGTTGCGGCTAAACAGCGCATCGCCAGTCAATGGCCGTTGATTGCTAAGCGGCAAATGGCTGACATCGTGATCGATAATAACGATTCACTTGCGGCAACTAAGCAACAAGTGGTAAAATTTTTAACACAATATGGTTTACAGAAATAA
- the mutM gene encoding DNA-formamidopyrimidine glycosylase: protein MPELPEVETVRQGLRGLILNKTIANVEVRWGKIINGDSAQFANDLVGLTFQEIDRRGKYLLFRLSDELTIVSHLRMEGKYRVTPQAQEVTKHTHVIFNFTDGTALRYLDTRKFGRMTLIKTGTEDQVGGLKTLGPEPTATDFTVADFTQRLRKHKKAIKPTLLDQKVVAGLGNIYADEVLWLSQIHPLQPANTLTSAQIQALHDNIIAELAKAIKAKGTTIRSYTDAYGATGGFQLSLHAYGREGEPCERCGVTIEKIKVAQRGTHFCPHCQVLPESQVSAS, encoded by the coding sequence ATGCCAGAATTACCAGAAGTTGAAACCGTCCGCCAAGGATTGCGCGGCTTGATTTTAAATAAAACAATCGCTAACGTGGAAGTCCGCTGGGGTAAGATCATCAATGGTGATAGTGCCCAGTTTGCCAATGATTTAGTTGGATTAACTTTTCAGGAGATCGACCGTCGCGGCAAATATTTATTATTTCGGCTCAGTGACGAGTTGACGATCGTTTCGCATTTGCGGATGGAGGGCAAGTACCGCGTCACGCCGCAAGCGCAAGAAGTGACCAAGCATACTCACGTTATTTTCAATTTTACTGATGGCACTGCGTTGCGCTATTTGGATACGCGTAAGTTTGGCCGAATGACCTTGATCAAAACGGGCACTGAAGATCAGGTTGGCGGCTTGAAAACGTTGGGGCCTGAGCCGACCGCAACTGATTTCACTGTGGCTGATTTTACGCAACGGTTACGCAAGCATAAAAAGGCGATCAAACCAACCTTGCTAGATCAAAAGGTGGTCGCTGGTTTAGGCAATATTTACGCGGATGAGGTGTTATGGTTAAGCCAGATTCACCCATTACAGCCAGCTAACACATTGACTAGCGCACAGATCCAGGCATTACACGACAATATTATTGCCGAATTGGCTAAAGCAATCAAAGCCAAAGGCACGACGATCCGCAGTTATACCGATGCCTATGGCGCTACCGGCGGTTTTCAATTGTCATTGCATGCGTACGGTCGCGAAGGTGAGCCCTGTGAACGTTGTGGTGTGACCATCGAAAAAATCAAAGTTGCCCAACGCGGGACCCATTTTTGCCCGCACTGTCAGGTATTGCCGGAAAGCCAGGTCAGTGCCTCATGA